The segment TGTCATTGggagctaatccacaccgtccacgCCAAGCCCTGCATCCAATGGTGATgtggggggttcggccgaacccactggttcagccgaaccatgggccagcccaaccagcccacatttcggctggtggcctcctcgtGTTCTTCTCTTcccagacttgtgaattttagcCCAATTTGAGTATGCCacttctgagttcttggcccaccTTCCTCTAAGTCCGATTCTCAACAGCGTCCGATTGATCGATCGTTTATTTTGCTGTCGATTCTCTTCCATTTATGTTtattctctgcaagaggttagtaatcctggcactagtggaatatttcttattttaacaTGATATGTATTGCAAGTATAACTAGTTTTCATTTATTAAGGTAATATTGATGggcgaaactgatcgataacgaccgtcaacagtacCCATACCTTGCATCTGTACATTTGAGATatacagcatagtagcaactcctgatcaacaaccaagtttaGATTTTTGTGAAGTCCTTTACTCGGGACAAgaaaaggttcaagcttgggcgTTTTTGATtatggtcgttatcgatcagttgcGCCTGTCAATgttaccaaaataaaggagaactagttatgcttgcaaagCATACTTATATTAGAATAAGTGatattccactagcactaggattCTAACATCTTAAATACAAAATAGGGGAGAATCGGCAGCAAAACggacgatcaatcaatcggacgctgtcgagaatcagacttgaAGACAAATAGGATGAGAACACCAAATTTACAAGAACCAACAAGCCCAAAATTCAGAAGTCCGCGGAGAGAAGCAAACAAGGAGGCCGCCTGCCAAAGtttgggctggttgggccagccCAGGGTACGGCCGAACcctgggttcggccgaaccagccGCAGCACTGATGGATCCAGGGTTTGGCTGGACGGTGGAGATCAACTCCCAATGACAGTTGGAgagtattaccgacctttccaaccgtcatCACCAGCCTATAAAAGGCCTTCAcctcttccatttcaacacacacctcaagcaagaagcttcatacattctctcaagtttagtatagtctctagagtatagtggaatagaaatagaatagaatcTTCAGTCCTcagagtcttcggaagagttcggctATGCCTCTAGtatcttttccttcttttgtaagacttgtactaTTTATAGAATATTCTTCTCAATATATTTACGGTACTTTCCTTCATTCTGATTATTCGAGTACCAACTTTATGAAATATTATTCGAGTTATAATTGTTTAGCTAACTTACTCGGGAGATGCAATGCTGTGGGTATAATGTTCATTTATAtgattactctatgtcatgatgatgatggtaGAGCAGTATTTGGTAGCATAAGCGAGGTGCTTAGGCTATTGAATATCATTATTTAGAGTTATATGCTGCAGATATgtcgaggtgggccgctgatggtgacaactcagtacgagtattcctccgcgcgtgtatataatcctaagttactttcctggggagggtactcctccatatttagccccggttggatggccatgatggattgtcgtaaggaactcgacaaCCAGGGTGGTttctcgaaacaccaggagggcatcgtaAGGGGGTATTGGCTATATGATTATATAGTAGATAATATTGACTaaagtgtatgtatgtatattaaAAGTATAGCAAATGactcttttcttattctttccaCTTAGTCTAGAATTAATATGTATGAGAAAAGTGAATGCTTCTGCTTAGTGTCACCCTACCCTTttggattatattaacccctgtttagactttgattattacaagtaacatataaatattaGCTTGGTTCTCTCCATAATAATCTTTCCAaaggattaaacaaatacgatatccttggaatactcttgggtgaaatgctacaatggtatatccgtgcgcttgcggatgaaatCTGTAACCGTAATATACTAAGAgtgtttctgcgccattgctggaaattatatttttgATAATGTCGTTAAGAATACCAACACGCGGTATCCTACAATTAAAACCGTGAAGTCATGATGTCACGTaacaaaatttgccttttttaGCTACGGAGTACGTGTGTAACGACTTGTCTTTAAGAGCTGCTATAGATAAAATTTGCCTTTTTTAGCTACGGAGTACGTGTGTAACGACTTGCTTTAAGAGCTGCTATAGATACATAATTAACTGACAGGTGTTGGCTGCCGGAATTGTCATAAAAATCTGTCGATAGATTTTTAACAAAATAATCTGTCAATTTTTAGACTACGGTTTAAGTTAAGATTAGTGCTAGTGTGCTAGAAAAATGCAACCGCGCGAGAGAGCTGGAGCCTGGAGGGAGGAATCGAGCGCGTGGACATCATGCGCTGCTGTTCCAAGCTACTTACCAACTGAGCTAGCAGGTATTGATGGTTTTGTTGCaaagatatatttatattaaaattaccGCAGTTACACTATATTTATAATGTAAATACactataattaaaaataaaacatttatttattatgatgtaatttttttatctgGATTGTAACTTTTCTACTACTTGGTGTAATTTCTGTTGTTGTTAAGCCCAGTAGTTAACtagtgtgtttttttcttcctttttgctAGCGTCAGATAAAGTTTCACgctattagagcaggtacaatagcaggctaatgctattagccagctataaacatattttaatgagataaaagatgagagataagagaagcggactacagatttatagtcagctgcagcacggactctaagatgcagtgtgtgtatgacaggtgtgaccatatattaatagtatagtaagcaactattatattgtatgaattgactattagatttagctatatataaattaaagctagtagtgagctatcctattaaacttactcttaACACCCGTACTTGAATTTGATAGTTTTAATCTGAGGCGTACGTAGCTATTTGGTGGCTTGAAAATCTGAGTGATTTAGCAGCCAGCCAGTCACCCGTGCTTTGGACCAGCGAACGGCAGCCACTCTTTCCACATCCCCGGATCAACCAAGCGCTGCCTTCCAATGCCACCTGCGATTTGGTTATTTATAGACGTAATGGATTACCACACAGGTCCTCAAGCCACTGCTGCAGCGTGACTCTGCTCTAGCTCCTCACCAAGCAGAAAGCTAGAGAGCTAGCAATGGCGCCCACCGTGATGGCCTCGTCGGCCACCTCCGTTGCTCCCTTCCAGGGGCTCAAATCCACCGCCGGGCTCCCCGTCAGCCGCCGCTCCAACGGCGCCGGCCTCGGCAGCGTCAGCAACGGTGGAAGGATCCGCTGTATGCAGGTATGAACAAGCCAACATAGGATCAGTACAAGCTTAATTGGTATCTTCATCCTCATCACACACACAGGAAATTAAAGAGAGCTCATCAACTTTAACCCATATGATTTCTCTGCGCAGGTGTGGCCGATTGAAGGCATCAAGAAGTTTGAGACCCTGTCGTACCTGCCACCGCTCACGGTCGAGGACCTCTTGAAGCAGATCGAGTACCTGCTCCGGTCCAAATGGGTGCCTTGCCTCGAGTTTAGTAAGGTCGGGTTCGTCTACCGTGAGAACCACAGGTCTCCTGGGTACTATGATGGCAGGTACTGGACCATGTGGAAGCTGCCCATGTTCGGATGCACTGATGCCACCCAGGTGCTCAAGGAGCTCGAGGAGGCCAAGAAGGCATATCCAGATGCATTTGTTCGCATCATCGGCTTCGACAACGTCAGGCAGGTGCAGTTGATTAGCTTCATCGCCTACAAGCCCCCGGGTTGCGAGGAGTCCGGCGGAAACTAAGCTAGTTGGCAAGCCAGCAAGCTCACTCGTGAGCTCTATACAGAGGAGACTCGATTGATCTATTCGGTTTTGGCAGCTTTGAACGTTCGAATCGGGCCACCTTGCATTGGTTTCCCCTTTCCCAGTTTGttgcttcagtttttttttttcatcttgtttGTGTCAACATCAGctgtgtatgtatgtacatatgtatgtatcAACATAGGTTGAAGAGCATGCATATGTGAATGCTAGCACCAGGCTAATCATATGCACATACACATCGTAATAAATATATTGTACAAATCGTCAAAAACGATACTTATATGTAATACTATACTCAGACCAAACTTGATACCTCTGGTTTCCATTTCAATTATGTGTGGTAGGACATGCATAGCATTGTTGGGAATTACTTAATTCGTTTCCATGCAAACAGTTCAAAGATACACGCGCGCAAATACGGGCGCCCTCGTTCACATATG is part of the Oryza glaberrima chromosome 12, OglaRS2, whole genome shotgun sequence genome and harbors:
- the LOC127757828 gene encoding ribulose bisphosphate carboxylase small subunit, chloroplastic 2-like, yielding MAPTVMASSATSVAPFQGLKSTAGLPVSRRSNGAGLGSVSNGGRIRCMQVWPIEGIKKFETLSYLPPLTVEDLLKQIEYLLRSKWVPCLEFSKVGFVYRENHRSPGYYDGRYWTMWKLPMFGCTDATQVLKELEEAKKAYPDAFVRIIGFDNVRQVQLISFIAYKPPGCEESGGN